In the genome of Zootoca vivipara chromosome 6, rZooViv1.1, whole genome shotgun sequence, the window TTGCTCATTCCTACTTGCAGGAGGCTGGGGAAATGACATGTTTGATgctctgcaacacacacacacacacacctgctcctgctgcttttaacctctccctctctgcttgtAGTCCTGGCCTTGCTGGTGGCTGCGCTGGAGCATTCCCGCCGTCAGGCCTTCCACAAGGGTCTCCTGGGGGGCTCTCAGGATGACTTGAGGGACAACATTGTCAACTACAACGAACAAGGAGGTGGAGAAGAAGACCAGGTGAGACCCCAGATgatatgtggggggtgggggtggggaagagtatGGCAGAGAAGGCAGCCTGAACAATCCATGACGGACTTAAACAACTACGGAACTCACTTCTGcaagaggcagtaatggccagatgggatggctttaaaggaggactagacaaattcatggaaaataagACTGCCCATGGCTCCTGGCCACAATGGCTGGTGGTACATCCGCTGTTGGAGGCAGGAGGGCTCTGAATGCCACTGGCCATGAactgtgggtggggagagctggtgtcacactcaggtcctgcttacaggcttcccatcggccatggtgagaacaaggACATTGGGGGCCTCCCAACTTGAATCCACCCACACTTCTGATCCTCATCAGCCAGGCCCCAGCAGGGCCAAGAAGccgcacctctctctctctctctcttacacacacacacacacacacacacacacacacacacacacacacacactggttgtAAGATCCCTCTTCCTGCCTTTCAGGATGCCTACGACCTCAACCAGCTGCGCAACCCTGACCTCTTCCCCCCACCATCTCTTCGGAGCAAGCCGCCGCACCGGAGGGACGCCCCCTACAGCTACGGCCTGCCTCAGTACCCCCGGCGGCTACCTGCCTGTCCTTCCGACATAGAGGACTTCATCAACGAGGTACTGAAGAGACACATCAGGGGCTGGGAGGATGGCAGTGTGGGGAGAGGAACTGTTGAGGATGGGAGAGGTCAAGTGGGGGCAGAGCGGCAagtggggggggagaaccctccCCGATTTTGGCCAAACGGAGCTACCCCCTTCTCAGTTTGGTGCTGGCACAAGTTATCAAGAAGCTGCAGGGCCTATCAGCCAacacagcaggagtggggaacttggCAAATGGTAGATGTTGCCAAATTCCTGGCTCCCATCACCCTCGGCCTCTGGCTGTgctgggaattgggagtccagcGATTGCTGCAAAGCTGTAGGCATCCCACCCTTGCGGTGCAAGAGGTAAGGGCTAGGGAAAAGGAGGCCTGGCAAGTAGCTAGCCCTTAATGCCAGCTTGCCCTTTCGGCTCCATGAAGGCTGCAACTTGAACTTTTAAATTTACTTTATTCATTTAGAAATTGTATATCCCACTTTTCACTACCCAGGTCTCAGTTAAGGGGAGAGGGTCCTTAGGATGTGGTTTGTCTTGGTGGTCCTCTGCTGAGCTTCCCTGGCTCTCCTTCCCCTGCAGGGCCTTGAGGCGGCCGACAGTGACCCGAGTGTGCCTCCATACGACACAGCGCTCATCTACGACTACGAGGGCGAAGGCTCGGCCGGCGGCTCGCTCAGCTCCATCCTCTCCAGCTTGGCCGATGAAGACCAGGATTATGACTATCTCAACGAATGGGGCCCACGATTCCGGCGCCTGGCAGAGCTGTACGGTCAATAGCGGGGGTAGGGGGAAGATGGGGGGcgggaaggggagagaggagaggccaTTCTAGCAGCCAAGTATGTGCTGGACTCTGCCAGCTGTGGACAGAGACCACGCAGCCCAGTTACCCTCTTGGTCTTTGGCTGGCCCCACTGCCAGCAAAAAACCCTCCTCACAGTAGTGCTACTGCTGTAGTtatgggggggggtcacttccTGTTATGCCACCTACTTCCCCAGGCAGCCATCTTGTAGGTGATAACCACTGCCCACTGTGGGGGAAGGAGGGTATCAGTGACCCTTAAACTCAGGTGCTCCAGGAAGTCGGCACCATTTCCTGGGAAGAGCCAACCCAAAGCAGGGAGGGAAGGCAATGCCAGTCACAGATAGGGGATGAGGGCCCTTTTATATAAGTCCCACTGGCCATTCTCGCCCAAGGCTCTGAGCACCCAGCAGGGAAGTGGATGGAGCCAGATGATGACAACCTAGGTTGGGAAAATTGGGTAGGGGGCAGAAGGCAGTAGCCCCCAGATGAAGGAACCtccactgggctagatggggacTTGGCTCTGCACCCCCACACCCCTTCCTGAGCAGGCTAAGGCAGAAGACTCAAGATACTTTGCTGGGCCCCAGCTGCACCCCTTAAGAAAGAGATCCAGGGGGGctttggggcggggagggaagggCAGCTGGAAATAAAGCAGTTGAAGACGGAGCTACAAAGGTGTCACGCAGTTTTTTATTAGAAGTGCTTGGGGCCACCAGAACCTATAGAAGGCACTGAGGGTAGGGCTGCAGTGGCTCTTTCCCTGCAGGACGGAGAGAGGAGAGTCCAAAAAAGCAGGCGTTGGccacctggcgccctccaggtgtttttgactATAACTCCTATCAGCCATAGTAGCCCCAAACGTCTGGGGGGCAAGAGGCAGATGATCCTGTGTGACGGCCAGCCGCCTCCTGTGCTCACAGCCTCACTCCAGTTTTTATGAACGTGGTGCAGTCCTTCAACAGGGACACCCTCCTTGCCACCCCAAGGCATGCAGTCCAGTGGCCAGCAGGCCTCTACATCCCTCCCAGAGTGCTGTTTTGCCGGGAGCGTGCTGGGAGCAGCGGTCTTGCTTGCTCGGAGCTGGCTCCATGGTGGGTGCCCAGCATCTTCTTGGTGGCTGAGACAAGGCGGGCGTAGCTGTCGGGGTCATAGGGGCCAGCTGTGGAGCGGGTGGAGAGCAGCGGCAGGTGGTCCTTGTGGCGCTGGCGCTGGCTGGAGCGGAATAGCGGAGGCCGGTGCTGCCTTTCCCCGTCCCGCAGAGAGTCCGGCAGGGGCCTGCTAGTGCTCTCCGGGAGGAGCATGATGCTCAGCACTGACAGGATGGCGAAGGAGGCGAAGATCACATGGTGGAggaagaagccatggctgttgtgGATCTCCATGAGTGGAGTGGTTGCCTGGCCCACCAAGCCAGCAGCCAGGATGAGGCCCAACCCAGCACCCCTGCAGAAGAGAAAAGGGCAGCAGTGTTGGGAACAAGAAGTGCTGGAAAGGCGTCCCCCTGGCTACCTAAGGATAGAGTGGGGCTCCCCACTCTGTGGGCTATGTCGAAGgtcttcctcccttccccaagcccactcctctttttttaaatagcttttaCTGAGGATTTTTTGTGTTGTAAAACAGATGCCCACTCCTCCTTTTAATGGCTAGTGTGGCTGTGTGAGAAACACACAGAGGAGCTGCCTTTGGCCAGGTCAGATCAGTGTCGAACGCGGGCTGGCCTCGTGCCCAGGAAGGCTTTTACCAGGCCAGCGACTCAGTATCAGGGAATGATGACTGGAGCTTCAGGAGGGGGACCACTCAGTGCtagagagcagctgctttgcatccagaagttcCCACATTCCACCACCCCAATGACATCTTAAATGGAGAGCTGCCACTGCCAgtatatcttcctatatacataaaaatgtaaggttgtCATCACGCTGCTCCTGTTGGGAGGATTTGCAATGCTTCATCACAGTCCTAGATTTGCATGGTTGGTAAGCAAAGCAAGCAGGGGCACGAGCCCCTTGTAAACAACACTCAACCAGATGGACTAATGGTCGGACTCCATAGAAGGCAGATTCCTGTATTTATATGACctcctgcctgcaaagcagatgctctaccacagaccTACTTCCTCCCCAGTGGCAACCAGCAATTTAAATATTCACAGGTCTGGTCATTTGTGTAGGACCTTTCATCTGGGGGGGACCTGCACAAATTGGGCCTCTCCTGTTCCTCCCATCCCAACCCCCAGCCGAGATAATGCAGCAGTCACCCTCCCACCCTGGGTTCTGGGCCTGCCAGATAATATACAGATAATAATCATCCTCATCATtataattacatttctataccgcccttcatcggTGGGCAGCTTACAGTATACAGCacatgcagggagggagaggagagacccCTCACCTGACCACGGTGGGAAGCACCTCGCCGGCAAACAGGACGCTGAGGGCGGAAACAGCTTGTGACGCAAGGATCCCCAGAACAGAGAGCAGCACAATGAGCCAGGACATCAGGTCTAAGGGAGGAAGAatagagaggcaggcaggctaaGCAGGAGGTCTGCCCAGCTGCTAACCAAAGTGGATGGCCCAGAGAGGCCTTCATAGAGCAAACCTTAGCACAGGAGAGGAACCCACGGCAGTCcaaagccacattcccttctgggcagcagccaggggccacatgccagtgctgGGTGGGCCAGAGGGCCAGAGTAGGTGGAGTGACACATGCACATTCCCCCCTTTGGTGCAGTAGGCCGACTTccccacacccctctctgtcctccaaccaggcaagcaagaggtcaAGGAACTGTTCCAGCCAAGCAAACACactggggagcggggaggggtcAAGACAGGGCCAAGTACAGAGCCTTGGAGGGACAGAGCTCCAGGCCCAAGGCTCCCAACCCCTGCCTTAGCAGGTAACTCGCGCAAGTGCGCCAAGCTGCATGTGCACAGATGAGGATGGCTTGTGGCAGCTTTGATCACTCTAAACCAAGCCAGGAGGAGAGAGCCGGGGGGGGGTCTCTCTCCTGGGAATTTGTGGTACCCCACCCCATAACACTGTCTTGCTTACACGGAGTCAAGGCCAGTAGCAGCAGCGAAGAAACACCCGTCAGGATGGTGCTGAGCAGGAGGGCGGCGCGGCGTCCAAAGTGGTCCACGGTCAGGCACAGGAAGAGGAGCGCAACGGCCTCACTCGCCACCAGCAGGAAGTAGGGGAAGTAGAAGCCTGGTGCGTAAGAGGTCAAGTTGCGGGTGAAGGAGTGGCGGATCCCACTCCCAATGAACCTGGACGGTaggggagacaggaggcggggcAGAGATGATACAAATGCTCTGCAGTAACTCTAGGAGGATGGACCAGGGGTCAGAGTTTGACAGTATGAGCAGGGATATGGGCCCCGTGGGTCAAATAAAGAGGGTGGCACATGGGCTAGAATTTCCCTATCCCTGCCCAAGAGGAGAAGGATTACTTGTGAATAACTCAGGGCAGATAGCAAAGAGGATCAATGTATAGGTCTGTGAAGAGGCCAATtggatgcccctgggaagcctactggcagtggggggggggaggaggcagcagtCCTCTTCCCACTGTTGCTCCCTAGCAATTGGCACAGTATGCAAAGGTAGGCTGCCTCTGGATGTGGAGGTACCAGGAAGACATTACAACTAATCGTCACTGCTGGGAGATTTCACCACCACAGCAACTTCAGAGTGGCTGCCGACACTTCCCAGCTCCCACAACCAGTTCTCAAGGAACCCACAACACATCAGGCTCTTACGCAGTGAAACCCAGGATAAGGCTGTTCTTCCAAATGACCCGGGTGTGGAAGATCTTGCAGATGCTGTGGTACTGTGGCAGAGGGGCCCCTCCAGACAGGTTGTCCAGCTCTGGAGATGGAATTAAAAACATATTGTGAGACAACCAGCACCACTAATCCAGGAAACCTGCAGCATATATATATTAAACTAATTTACATGAAGAATGTACATGCTGGCATTCAATTATATTCTCAGGGCAACTAACAGCAAAAAGTTAACACAATGAAATAATCTCTCAACAATGCCGGAAAAACCACAGACcaaacagcaaataaaaatggCAGAAGTAATAATTAAGAAGTCTtgatatttatttacattttcaaGGTCAGTGGCAGGTGCCTAAAGGGCAGCCAAGAATCCTTGGAAAGGATGGTATAACTGGGGATGCCAAAGCCAAAAAGGCCCTCTTCCATCATTTCACAGACATATGCGTGGATCCTCTTTGCTATCTGTCCTGAGTTATTCACAAGTAATGCTTATCCTcttgggcagggatggggaacttccaGCCCATGTGTCAAATGTGGCCCAGGAGGCTGTTCCTGAGAAACCATCACCTACTTGCCCCACAACTGACACCATATGGCATCACATATGCAACTTCCAAGGAACAAATGGGAGCTTAACGGGAGCTCCTGATTCTTCCTCTGCTGGAGGAAGGTGGGCTCCCACTACCCATCAGTGCACCTTGCTCCTCAGCAGAAGAAAGCTTGCACTGAAACTGCTGCTAAAATGGGGAAGAAAGAGACTCAGGTTTTCACAGTGGCTTCAATGGAAAGTGCTGCCTGCCCCTGGAGCAAGCCTCTTGGGAGGGGTGCTGAGAGTACGCCTTCAAAGAGAAGCATCACCCGGTGCCACTGTGATGTCAGCCCTGCCatcctgtcaaatttggcctaaGAGGGCAGTTACAGGGATCTGGCCTGCTTGATGGGGTAGGGGAAAAAGTTTCTCCAGCTGTGCTCTAGgcgatgttggactcccaactcccattagccccatccAGCATGACTAACACTCATGGGAGGGTGGAAGTCTATCTTCACCTGGAAGGTgacaggctccccatcccctaCTCTAGGGGAACAAAAAAACTCCACCCACATCAGAGAAACACATCCACCCATGTTATGGCTTGCACACCTGCTTCTCTCACAGTGGGTCAAGAGGCATCGATCCCGAAAAGGCAATTGGTGCTTTTTCCAGCCTCCGATTGCATGGGGATGGCGTACCTTGCACCCAAAGTAACCTGGCAGGGCAGATATTCACCAGCCCCATCAACCTGACCTCCAAATGAGCACCCAGCACCCCGTTGCTCCAAGCCAGAAACTGACAAAGCAGCAAGGCTTAGAGTGAGGGTCAGGCCTTCAGACCTCACCTGCAAACAGGTGCTCCCAAGTGTAGGAGTCATCCTCCAGGCGGATTCCGTTGCCCTCGGCTAAATCGCGCAGAACCTGCTTGCCTTCCTCAAGCTGCTGAGTGGCCAAGAGCCAGCGGCCCGACTCAGGGGAGAGGGCGGGACACCTGCTCCCAAAAAAGAAGAACAAGCACCACTGGCATGACCGGTGGAATCCtggcaggcagagctggagcGTAGCTGCTCCTTCATTCTGGACAGTGTATCCCCACATGGAGAGCAACTACCCAAAGCCCAAAGCTTGCTGGATATTCTTGGGAAACCCAGTCTCTTGGCTACAGCCTGCACAAACAGGAGTAACCACAACCACGctgtgcaaaaacaaacaaggcaAAACTttcaggggagagggagggagaatacaaccaaaagtttattaaaaatctaaaacatgtattattattatttattattattattaagattttgggggggggggttaaagctgATGGTTGTTACGTTCCCAAGCATGAACCAATTCAGAAGAACCATGGGGGCAGGGAGCCTTGAGTGCATAATGCACTGGAAAAAACTCCTTAGGTGGTGTTTAAGGAAGTGTGGCGTgggtgagatgggggggggagcttttcatAAGAACAGTCAACTTGCCACATCTCAAGTAGCGACAAACAGCTAAACTGTGCAGCCTTTTGCTGCTAGGTCAAGTGAGCCACACTAATGGCCTCTGGCCGCCAACCAGAAAGTGTTTTAAAATccagaaggaagaaaggggggtCATTTGTATTACACAACAGCAACTTGGGGTCCCCAACTTCCAGGCATCCATTTTATTGGGTGTTCATGAGGATTTGTGCTCATCATGCTAAGAGGACCGTCACACCGGATCCCACActcaatactgtttgtgcctgaaGAGGTTTTGGAGCAGTCACACTGCTTCGTTTCCAAGCAGTGCATAGCCCTGAAATCCTGTAAAATGTATTATACCGCAAgcgttctggtttattttttgcCCTGCTTTTGCTGCACTATGGCCCCTCTGGAGAGCAATAATGTGGCAGCATTGGGGCAGGATGGCAGAGCAAAAATTAAGTAGAACAAACCTGCCACTGATGCACTACTATTATTTCAAAAACATGTTGAAGAACACCCGCAGTAACACCTTTGTCTGGGGGGACCCGTACCCTCTCCTGGTTTCAAACTGGGGACACTGCCTTTGTGCAGTGCAGAGTGAAAGAAGGGAAAGTGTGCTTTTTAGTGCTTTCTTGTATGGACCAAGGGCCTCTCCCCTAAGTGTCCCAGCATGACTCTTCCTTTCCCTGCAATGTTTAAACATCCACTCCTTCCTCTACATTACACACCCCACATTGCTCAAGCCTAAAGGAAGCTGCTGCAAGTTGCAGCTGGATCAAGTGTGTTCCCTCAGCCCTTGAACTGAAGGGCTCTGCCAAGGGGGTGCTCTAGTGAAGAGGGTTTGCTCAGCACCAAACACACTCAGGCAGTGACCTCTGCAAGGCTGAGGAAGTGCCAAGTGGGCTGAGGCTTCAGAGTGGCTCGGAGCAGCACCCTCTCCTGCCTGGAAGGGTTGCAAGGAAATCTTGCAAAGGAGGCAGCGTGAACAGAACAGGAGTGGGGGGTGCATGTGCGGCAGCAGGCAGCCACAGGCTAAGCGCTGCCCTCTGACCCCGTCGCCACTGGGGAAAGGTAGGGCCGCCCCCATTCCCTTCCCACCTTGGGTGTGCTGTACCACTGTGTTTTGTCTACATTCAGTGCGCAATATTTAACAATGCACACATGTGCAGTGCCACAGCGTAGCGTCAGGTGAAAGCTTTttagggcaccaggttaggggaTCGAGCAACTTTAACACAGCTCTTGGTGCCACTGGACTTTTGTTAGATGGGCGTAGATTACTTATTCTGAGaaagcagggctggagaacctcaggctcagggacTGAATATGACCTTCCATTTGGCCCTCataactctccccaggccacacccctcactcgGTCAACTTCAGGTCCtgagtgttttttgcctggctagaatgtgcccctgaactctgataatgcctcttgcttccctggatggaggaaagagagggatttctgtgccaaaactggccTACTGCACAAAATGTGTGTTGCTCTGGCTTCCTTTGCCTCTATctaatggaatgtggccctcagaaggttgcctagaagataatgtggcccttgggctgaaaaaggttccct includes:
- the SLC22A31 gene encoding putative solute carrier family 22 member 31; translation: MDFDGQLLRQVGGFGRRARLLVAASWLPNVPLALGLAAGLLLAATPQHRCRPDPALLPPELRNASGPELRNASTPPGTHCLLYRYPPPGGGLEPNGTGPCTRGWEYVLPEAGLLSTVVTQWDLVCANHWQVPLEQTTHLLGWLIGYVAFGSACDRFGRRATFISSLMLSIPLGIAVALAVNYVVFVLTRLLFGALLAGTFLSLYVARLELCDPPHRLAVTMGAGFFWVSGELLLPGLAVACKEWRLLQGTIVLGLTLLAACWWCPALSPESGRWLLATQQLEEGKQVLRDLAEGNGIRLEDDSYTWEHLFAELDNLSGGAPLPQYHSICKIFHTRVIWKNSLILGFTAFIGSGIRHSFTRNLTSYAPGFYFPYFLLVASEAVALLFLCLTVDHFGRRAALLLSTILTGVSSLLLLALTPYLMSWLIVLLSVLGILASQAVSALSVLFAGEVLPTVVRGAGLGLILAAGLVGQATTPLMEIHNSHGFFLHHVIFASFAILSVLSIMLLPESTSRPLPDSLRDGERQHRPPLFRSSQRQRHKDHLPLLSTRSTAGPYDPDSYARLVSATKKMLGTHHGASSEQARPLLPARSRQNSTLGGM